ctcactcagctcCGCGACCAGCCTcgccttctcctcctctgctttACCCAGAATGCTCTGCAGCAGCTCTGCCGTCTGGGCCTGGTCTcccctcttcttctcctccagcGTACGGAGGTGCTCTCGCTTCCTCGCCTCTATCCtgcgctccctctctttctccagcgcctcctccagctcccgcaTCCTCTCCCTCAGCTCCCCGGCGTCCCTGCTCCTTTCTGTGAGCTGTCTctgcagtctctccctctctctctccctctgtctctccctctcctcctcctgcgcctccttttctctctcctccgcatgagcctccctctctctctcctcctctgcttgcATCAGCGTAGCCATTCTCATTTCTGCCTCTTCCACCCTTTCCTGCAgcacctccacctctctctccttctctcgcaACATCTCtcgcacctcctccacctcctcctctctctcctccgcctcccGTTTCAGTCTATCGCTCTCCCTCTTCAGCTGCCCTTCTTCTTCCATCCACTTCTCCcctttctcctccccctccttcctcaGCTCGGCCATCCTCTCCTCCCACCTCTCCGTCTCCTCTATCCTCCCTTTCCTCAGCAACTCCTGCTCGTGCTCCAACTCCCTCGCCCTTGTGCTGAGCTGCAGAATCTCCTGGGTCCTCCTGGCCGATGCGGAGTTCAGCTCCATCCTCTGCTCCTCCAGGGCGTCGACTCGCGCCCTGACGCGGGTTAGCTCCGCCTCCCTCTGCACCACCGTGTCCCGCAGCACCTTCTCGGactcctcccacctcctctcACTCCGGTCCCTCTCTCTGGCCTCCTCCTCACGGAGCTGTGCGGCTCGGAGCAGCTCGGCCTCCCTGAGCCTCAGCTGCGCCTCCAGCTTCTGCTTTTCCCCTTCCACGCTCCTGACCCTCCCATCCAGCGTGTCCAACTCCCCCCGAGCCGCCCGCAgcctctcctccctgctccgCACCAGctcctcccttctctcctgCAGGAGCAAGCGaagtttctctccctctccgtggCTCTCCTCCAGGAGCTCCTTCAGCGTGGCCATCTCCTGAAGCGCTTCCTTCAGGCCCTCCCTCATATTCTCCTTGtccacctccttctccttgGCCTCCGCCCGGGCCCGGTCCCGGCCCTTAGAGagctcccccacctcctctgtGAGGGAGTGGAGCTGGGCGGCCAtcgcctccctcctctcccgctcctgcctgatctcctcctctctccacctcagcgaGGAGCtggccttctccctctctctccgctccttctccacctcctccctgagggcccccacctccctctctctgctcctcagcTCTGCGGTGAGGcggtctctctcctcctccagctcccgcaCCCTCTCACCCAGCACCTCCACCtgacctcctctctcctccagcagggAGCGCTGTcccctctgcagctcctccacccTGGCCCTGAgtctctccacctccccctgctcctccctcagCTGGGACGccaggctctccctctcctcctctccctccagcaGGCTCtgcctcatcctcctctcctcctccactccctcctCCAGCCGAGTCTTCAGTTCCttcagctccctctctctcttcaccaggGCCTTCGACAcactctcccccgctctctccctctcctccgccactcctctccacctctccacctccccctgctcctccctcagCTGGGACGccaggctctccctctcctcctctccctccagcaGGGAGCGCTGTcccctctgcagctcctccacacTGGCCCTGAgtctctccacctccccctgctcctccctcacCTGGGACGCCAGGCtctccctttcctcctctccctccagcaGGCTCtgcctcatcctcctctcctcctccactccctcctCCAGCCGAGTCTTCAGTTCCTccagctccccctctctcttcaccaGGGCCTTCGACAcactctcccccgctctctccctctcctccgccactcctctccacctctccacctcctccagcagcccctcccgctcctcctccacctcccgcACACGCTCccgtgctctctccctctctccctcggcGGTCTCCagctcctcttctctctctgtcctcaaaGTCCTCTCTCGCTCCAGGATGGCCTGCGTCTCCTGCACTGACAGCTCCTGCTCCATGAGCCGCTCCTTCGTCCTGCtcagctcctcttcctcctgctggaGCCTGGCTGCTGCCTCCTCTTgcaccctcctcatcctcctaagctcctcctctctctcccgcaggAGTGCCTCCTGGCTCTCCACACTCCCCTGGAGCTCGCCGATCCTCCTCCAGCTcgcctccttctccctctccagctcGTTGAGGCTGGCCTTCAGCTGGGCCACCTCCTCCTTCCTGTGGCCCAGCTCCCCTCTCAGCCgctcctccctgtctctcccctctgcctcctttgtcctcctgctcctgtcctcctcctcctcccttacccgctccccctctctcagtcgGGAGTTCAGCTCGTCCAGCACCTCCACTCGGGCCTCCAGCCTGGCCACCTCCTCGTCTGCCTGCCTGAGCTGCTCTGCgctcctctccctttccctctccagggccctcgctccctccctctctccctccgtcagCTTGAGGGTCAGGGACTGCACCTCCTTCTGCGCCTCCCCTGCTCGCTCCCTCCACCGCTGGGCGTCTCCTCGCACCTCCCTCGCGCTCTGCTCCTGCCTCCTCTGCTCGGCGCTCAGTTGGGAGCGCAGCGCCTCCAGGGCCGCCTGGCTCTCctccaacacctccctctccctctgcaggccctccaccctgctcctcaGCGCCTCCACCTCCCCGTCCCGCTGGCCCAGCTCAGAGCTCAGCgcctccctctcgctctgccACAGACTCCTCTGGGCCTCCTGCTCTGCACGCTGCTCCTCCGCAAGCTCCAGCGCCTCCTGCAGCCTCTGCACCTCCTTCTGCCGGCCCTGCGCCTCCTCGcggctcctctccctctcttcctgcgCCTCCGctgtctccacctccctctgAGACATCtgcctctccagctcctcccgcAAGCACCTGATCtcccctgtgaacacacacacacacacacacacacacacacacacacacacacacacacagatatatacacacacgcacaaacacagacacacacatagacacacacacagatcaattCCAACATTTCACTCCTAATGCCCTTCATATTAATTTAACAGttgttttctgtgacaaacagaaaaacagttaGAATCTGTCATAATTCACATTGTAATGCCTAAATCTCATTTAATTCAGATTGTGAGTGCCCACTGAATCCACCGGCCCGTCCTCTCTCCGCACGTCCTCATCGTTACCACAGTGCAATCAGGACAAAGCTCCCACTGCCGCTGGCCCAGTCAGGATCTCAGGCAGGTGCTCATATCATTTCAATTAGACTGTTTTTGATTGACCCAAATTGTTTCTTGTGAGCGAAAAAGGATATTTCAGACACTTGGAGGATTTTCTGGTCGGATTGATAATGGCATGAAAGACCCAAGGGCTTTATAATGGCTAGTGTCAGAACATTCGGgagttctctctctttctcccacgctctctttctctctctctcactccctctcactccctctcactccctctcactccctctcactccctctcactccctctcactccctctcactccctctcccccccacgcCCCTCTGGGACCTCACCTTGCAGTGCATCTTTAGCCTGCGTCAGCGTGTGCACCTGGACCTCCAGCTGGCCCCTGTGCACCTCCAGGCTGGAGCTCTGCTCCTGTAGCTGAGCCAGCTGCTGCCGCAGGGAGGCCGAGAGCgacctgtgggggggggggggcacggggggcgaggggggggggcatctcaGCTCAGCTCACAGACCAGCTCAGTGGCATCGTAACCCAACACATTTCAGACTCCATTTTACTGCCCTGGCATTGTGAAATGACTGCCGCAGTTCAGCAGACGGACACAGCGCCCCAAACGCCACTCAGCCCAGCACCATCCTGTATGCtgagccattaatgtaatacacactcacacacacacacagcgccgagccgttacacacacacacacacacagcgagctcagagctgttacacacacacacacacacacacacacacacacacacacagtgcagagccgtaacacacacacacagcgagctCAGAGCAAAAATTCTGACATCCATTAGAACTCCATTTCCCACGGTGCAGTTCACCTGAGCTGGTCGCGGTcggtctccagctcctccctctctctctccagcgctCGCACGCCCCCCTCCAGGCGCTGCCCCTCCCTCAGCAggtcgtctctctctctctccgcccgcTTCTGCTGCTCCTGAGCCCGGCTCAGCTCTGCCTGCACGCTCCGCATCTCAGCACAGACTGCATTGTGCAGCCCTGAgagctgagcacacacacacacacacacacacacacacacacgtcatatacacacacacatattacacacacacacacacacgtcatatacacacacacatattacacacactcacacacacatacacacacgtcatatacacacacacatattacacacacacacacacacacgtcatatacacacacacatattacacacacacacacgtcatatacacacacatattacacacacacacacgtcatatacacacacacacatattacacacacacacacacgtcatatacacacacacatattatacacacacacacacacgtcatatacacacacatattacacacacacacacacacacacgtcatatacacacacacacgtcatatacacacacacatacacacatcatatacacacacacacgtcatatacacacacacattacacacacacacatcatagacacacatattacacacacacacacacacacacattatacacacacacatattatacacacacgtcatatatacacataattatacacatgtacacacacacacacacacgtcatatacacacacacatacacacacacatcagacaccttttttttcatctaaaaacatattttcactttgacatcatTAATAATTGAATGTAGATTGattggcaaaaatggcaattttatcaatttacagTTCAATCTACAACACAAATAGTGTGAAAGAAAGTGGCGCTTGTGCGTTCTGCAGTGAAACTTTACCTCCTGAAGTTTTCTTGCGTCCCTTTCTCTGGCCTCGCTCAGCAGGcaggtctccctctctctcgcctctctctcagtctgcacctccctctccagatccctctctctgtcccccatcAGCTGCAGCGACTCCACATCTCCAGCCATCTGAGCCCTGCAGAGAACACAACACCAATCTCTCACAGGAACTGAACACCAACACCGATCTCTCACAGGTACTGaacaccaacaccaaaaccAATCTCTCACAGGAACTGAACACCAACACCAATCTCTCACAGGGACTGTTATAAGAAGGCAGAGCTAATAATAAGACTGAGCAAAAGAACGATTGTAAATCAAATCATAGGACTGTTCATAGGATAATGTGTGAGCTTCATATTCAACCTCATTTCTGTGGCCTCCTGGGTAACTGCCTTCAGCGCCCTTTGAAGGgccatgacctctgacctcattgTCTGCAGGCAGGACAGGGCGTCGGCCAACTCCGTTTCCaactgaggagagaggggaccAATCAGGGGGGGAGCTCAATCCACAGCCTTCACACAAGCAGAAACAGCACCGAAAGAGCTGAACTGGTTAACAGACACGCGATGAGGTGAGATGGTGATGTCAGAGCTccgtgtgatgtcacacctgtaGCGTACGCGCTCCGAGCTCCCTCTTGTCCAGGACCAGGGCCTCGTtcagggcggccatcttgtccAGGGAGTCCCGCCCCTCTGCC
This region of Conger conger chromosome 17, fConCon1.1, whole genome shotgun sequence genomic DNA includes:
- the si:dkey-230p4.1 gene encoding trichohyalin isoform X2, which codes for MEADLLIDWQQERAEMRAELSRMQDELAESCAEKEELRSRAQALTDRLAQSLDTMSARQDGEQRDWKRKLREGREREARQAQLIHKLQSKVLEYRARCQGLEAQMKNEERELHSREKKIRNDHSNSLESALIRLEEEQQSQVNQSGEANEALREDLGKLTADWARAVEEAGRREKEWQKEKELLTSHIGREHTRLISLWGGVVTLRRHYHTLRTATDRDLWELRAEFSRLSSSLLSCCGSVSSSLSSGLGTGHVPSGGAGHAPSLVVLPTPGPLSLQDLERSLQEKEREFLELKDRHRSETEQLQDRISELSSTLQNQERERKEEEEEEERKRQSEAEKQKERERDWERQREVERDLQSVQQAVLNLANFLSSQRPGGRGSAPMSLAELSNDRLALAELSNDRLASLLTVIAEAETALQCRHEELQEAEVRILGLEAEREDLEQQIRVLQKDGAELQEWALQGGQELTHTQELLQSEREMAVALGSQLREAERSGEELRQENELLRRQRSRDEEERQELERDRQRRVEAGLQEAAQLMGRVEQGRQDLWDLQGELDQERLERERAEGESAQAREALVKARESVLSLSSSQTQLRREVAEGRDSLDKMAALNEALVLDKRELGARTLQLETELADALSCLQTMRSEVMALQRALKAVTQEATEMRAQMAGDVESLQLMGDRERDLEREVQTEREARERETCLLSEARERDARKLQELSGLHNAVCAEMRSVQAELSRAQEQQKRAERERDDLLREGQRLEGGVRALEREREELETDRDQLRSLSASLRQQLAQLQEQSSSLEVHRGQLEVQVHTLTQAKDALQGEIRCLREELERQMSQREVETAEAQEERERSREEAQGRQKEVQRLQEALELAEEQRAEQEAQRSLWQSEREALSSELGQRDGEVEALRSRVEGLQREREVLEESQAALEALRSQLSAEQRRQEQSAREVRGDAQRWRERAGEAQKEVQSLTLKLTEGEREGARALERERERSAEQLRQADEEVARLEARVEVLDELNSRLREGERVREEEEDRSRRTKEAEGRDREERLRGELGHRKEEVAQLKASLNELEREKEASWRRIGELQGSVESQEALLREREEELRRMRRVQEEAAARLQQEEEELSRTKERLMEQELSVQETQAILERERTLRTEREEELETAEGERERARERVREVEEEREGLLEEVERWRGVAEERERAGESVSKALVKREGELEELKTRLEEGVEEERRMRQSLLEGEEERESLASQVREEQGEVERLRASVEELQRGQRSLLEGEEERESLASQLREEQGEVERWRGVAEERERAGESVSKALVKRERELKELKTRLEEGVEEERRMRQSLLEGEEERESLASQLREEQGEVERLRARVEELQRGQRSLLEERGGQVEVLGERVRELEEERDRLTAELRSREREVGALREEVEKERREREKASSSLRWREEEIRQERERREAMAAQLHSLTEEVGELSKGRDRARAEAKEKEVDKENMREGLKEALQEMATLKELLEESHGEGEKLRLLLQERREELVRSREERLRAARGELDTLDGRVRSVEGEKQKLEAQLRLREAELLRAAQLREEEARERDRSERRWEESEKVLRDTVVQREAELTRVRARVDALEEQRMELNSASARRTQEILQLSTRARELEHEQELLRKGRIEETERWEERMAELRKEGEEKGEKWMEEEGQLKRESDRLKREAEEREEEVEEVREMLREKEREVEVLQERVEEAEMRMATLMQAEEEREREAHAEEREKEAQEEERERQRERERERLQRQLTERSRDAGELRERMRELEEALEKERERRIEARKREHLRTLEEKKRGDQAQTAELLQSILGKAEEEKARLVAELSEREEEVRRWRSRAEAQGGGEGERLGRDGGPGEAQQGVEDAPDGLSMENMRARVATLLLEKEEREAQLSEREAQIYTLKRRVEDLLKDRERVRNALEQTEATLIQYQEKNRKTGKLTHSQLHPGFVPGHLDLCAVPEQEKPQEQDTPGGGADVPERERLQVSDSPAGDAALQERLQVSDGPAGGAALQDRLHFSDGPGGGAGVREWLQLSDGPGGGAGVREWLQLSDGPGGGAGVRERLQAMQKAVAQLELELQRLQERNAQLEQRVARLRTERTGLREALKQGVPAHTEQEEETLNLLRARVLELEEQVQHLRRTLAADHREREEFIQRSSRNNQLLISLRQDLNESLAVVSQKPLPSVLEAETQRLDRSLREEEFRLSLSQS
- the si:dkey-230p4.1 gene encoding centrosome-associated protein CEP250 isoform X3, whose product is MEADLLIDWQQERAEMRAELSRMQDELAESCAEKEELRSRAQALTDRLAQSLDTMSARQDGEQRDWKRKLREGREREARQAQLIHKLQSKVLEYRARCQGLEAQMKNEERELHSREKKIRNDHSNSLESALIRLEEEQQRSVGMAEMNALLRSQVNQSGEANEALREDLGKLTADWARAVEEAGRREKEWQKEKELLTSHIGREHTRLISLWGGVVTLRRHYHTLRTATDRDLWELRAEFSRLSSSLLSCCGSVSSSLSSGLGTGHVPSGGAGHAPSLVVLPTPGPLSLQDLERSLQEKEREFLELKDRHRSETEQLQDRISELSSTLQNQERERKEEEEEEERKRQSEAEKQKERERDWERQREVERDLQSVQQAVLNLANFLSSQRPGGRGSAPMSLAELSNDRLALAELSNDRLASLLTVIAEAETALQCRHEELQEAEVRILGLEAEREDLEQQIRVLQKDGAELQEWALQGGQELTHTQELLQSEREMAVALGSQLREAERSGEELRQENELLRRQRSRDEEERQELERDRQRRVEAGLQEAAQLMGRVEQGRQDLWDLQGELDQERLERERAEGESAQAREALVKARESVLSLSSSQTQLRREVAEGRDSLDKMAALNEALVLDKRELGARTLQLETELADALSCLQTMRSEVMALQRALKAVTQEATEMRAQMAGDVESLQLMGDRERDLEREVQTEREARERETCLLSEARERDARKLQELSGLHNAVCAEMRSVQAELSRAQEQQKRAERERDDLLREGQRLEGGVRALEREREELETDRDQLRSLSASLRQQLAQLQEQSSSLEVHRGQLEVQVHTLTQAKDALQGEIRCLREELERQMSQREVETAEAQEERERSREEAQGRQKEVQRLQEALELAEEQRAEQEAQRSLWQSEREALSSELGQRDGEVEALRSRVEGLQREREVLEESQAALEALRSQLSAEQRRQEQSAREVRGDAQRWRERAGEAQKEVQSLTLKLTEGEREGARALERERERSAEQLRQADEEVARLEARVEVLDELNSRLREGERVREEEEDRSRRTKEAEGRDREERLRGELGHRKEEVAQLKASLNELEREKEASWRRIGELQGSVESQEALLREREEELRRMRRVQEEAAARLQQEEEELSRTKERLMEQELSVQETQAILERERTLRTEREEELETAEGERERARERVREVEEEREGLLEEVERWRGVAEERERAGESVSKALVKREGELEELKTRLEEGVEEERRMRQSLLEGEEERESLASQVREEQGEVERLRASVEELQRGQRSLLEGEEERESLASQLREEQGEVERWRGVAEERERAGESVSKALVKRERELKELKTRLEEGVEEERRMRQSLLEGEEERESLASQLREEQGEVERLRARVEELQRGQRSLLEERGGQVEVLGERVRELEEERDRLTAELRSREREVGALREEVEKERREREKASSSLRWREEEIRQERERREAMAAQLHSLTEEVGELSKGRDRARAEAKEKEVDKENMREGLKEALQEMATLKELLEESHGEGEKLRLLLQERREELVRSREERLRAARGELDTLDGRVRSVEGEKQKLEAQLRLREAELLRAAQLREEEARERDRSERRWEESEKVLRDTVVQREAELTRVRARVDALEEQRMELNSASARRTQEILQLSTRARELEHEQELLRKGRIEETERWEERMAELRKEGEEKGEKWMEEEGQLKRESDRLKREAEEREEEVEEVREMLREKEREVEVLQERVEEAEMRMATLMQAEEEREREAHAEEREKEAQEEERERQRERERERLQRQLTERSRDAGELRERMRELEEALEKERERRIEARKREHLRTLEEKKRGDQAQTAELLQSILGKAEEEKARLVAELSEREEEVRRWRSRAEAQGGGEGERLGRDGGPGEAQQGVEDAPDGLSMENMRARVATLLLEKEEREAQLSEREAQIYTLKRRVEDLLKDRERVRNALEQTEATLIQYQEKNRKTGKLTHSQEKPQEQDTPGGGADVPERERLQVSDSPAGDAALQERLQVSDGPAGGAALQDRLHFSDGPGGGAGVREWLQLSDGPGGGAGVREWLQLSDGPGGGAGVRERLQAMQKAVAQLELELQRLQERNAQLEQRVARLRTERTGLREALKQGVPAHTEQEEETLNLLRARVLELEEQVQHLRRTLAADHREREEFIQRSSRNNQLLISLRQDLNESLAVVSQKPLPSVLEAETQRLDRSLREEEFRLSLSQS
- the si:dkey-230p4.1 gene encoding trichohyalin isoform X4: MEADLLIDWQQERAEMRAELSRMQDELAESCAEKEELRSRAQALTDRLAQSLDTMSARQDGEQRDWKRKLREGREREARQAQLIHKLQSKVLEYRARCQGLEAQMKNEERELHSRELLTSHIGREHTRLISLWGGVVTLRRHYHTLRTATDRDLWELRAEFSRLSSSLLSCCGSVSSSLSSGLGTGHVPSGGAGHAPSLVVLPTPGPLSLQDLERSLQEKEREFLELKDRHRSETEQLQDRISELSSTLQNQERERKEEEEEEERKRQSEAEKQKERERDWERQREVERDLQSVQQAVLNLANFLSSQRPGGRGSAPMSLAELSNDRLALAELSNDRLASLLTVIAEAETALQCRHEELQEAEVRILGLEAEREDLEQQIRVLQKDGAELQEWALQGGQELTHTQELLQSEREMAVALGSQLREAERSGEELRQENELLRRQRSRDEEERQELERDRQRRVEAGLQEAAQLMGRVEQGRQDLWDLQGELDQERLERERAEGESAQAREALVKARESVLSLSSSQTQLRREVAEGRDSLDKMAALNEALVLDKRELGARTLQLETELADALSCLQTMRSEVMALQRALKAVTQEATEMRAQMAGDVESLQLMGDRERDLEREVQTEREARERETCLLSEARERDARKLQELSGLHNAVCAEMRSVQAELSRAQEQQKRAERERDDLLREGQRLEGGVRALEREREELETDRDQLRSLSASLRQQLAQLQEQSSSLEVHRGQLEVQVHTLTQAKDALQGEIRCLREELERQMSQREVETAEAQEERERSREEAQGRQKEVQRLQEALELAEEQRAEQEAQRSLWQSEREALSSELGQRDGEVEALRSRVEGLQREREVLEESQAALEALRSQLSAEQRRQEQSAREVRGDAQRWRERAGEAQKEVQSLTLKLTEGEREGARALERERERSAEQLRQADEEVARLEARVEVLDELNSRLREGERVREEEEDRSRRTKEAEGRDREERLRGELGHRKEEVAQLKASLNELEREKEASWRRIGELQGSVESQEALLREREEELRRMRRVQEEAAARLQQEEEELSRTKERLMEQELSVQETQAILERERTLRTEREEELETAEGERERARERVREVEEEREGLLEEVERWRGVAEERERAGESVSKALVKREGELEELKTRLEEGVEEERRMRQSLLEGEEERESLASQVREEQGEVERLRASVEELQRGQRSLLEGEEERESLASQLREEQGEVERWRGVAEERERAGESVSKALVKRERELKELKTRLEEGVEEERRMRQSLLEGEEERESLASQLREEQGEVERLRARVEELQRGQRSLLEERGGQVEVLGERVRELEEERDRLTAELRSREREVGALREEVEKERREREKASSSLRWREEEIRQERERREAMAAQLHSLTEEVGELSKGRDRARAEAKEKEVDKENMREGLKEALQEMATLKELLEESHGEGEKLRLLLQERREELVRSREERLRAARGELDTLDGRVRSVEGEKQKLEAQLRLREAELLRAAQLREEEARERDRSERRWEESEKVLRDTVVQREAELTRVRARVDALEEQRMELNSASARRTQEILQLSTRARELEHEQELLRKGRIEETERWEERMAELRKEGEEKGEKWMEEEGQLKRESDRLKREAEEREEEVEEVREMLREKEREVEVLQERVEEAEMRMATLMQAEEEREREAHAEEREKEAQEEERERQRERERERLQRQLTERSRDAGELRERMRELEEALEKERERRIEARKREHLRTLEEKKRGDQAQTAELLQSILGKAEEEKARLVAELSEREEEVRRWRSRAEAQGGGEGERLGRDGGPGEAQQGVEDAPDGLSMENMRARVATLLLEKEEREAQLSEREAQIYTLKRRVEDLLKDRERVRNALEQTEATLIQYQEKNRKTGKLTHSQLHPGFVPGHLDLCAVPEQEKPQEQDTPGGGADVPERERLQVSDSPAGDAALQERLQVSDGPAGGAALQDRLHFSDGPGGGAGVREWLQLSDGPGGGAGVREWLQLSDGPGGGAGVRERLQAMQKAVAQLELELQRLQERNAQLEQRVARLRTERTGLREALKQGVPAHTEQEEETLNLLRARVLELEEQVQHLRRTLAADHREREEFIQRSSRNNQLLISLRQDLNESLAVVSQKPLPSVLEAETQRLDRSLREEEFRLSLSQS
- the si:dkey-230p4.1 gene encoding trichohyalin isoform X1 codes for the protein MEADLLIDWQQERAEMRAELSRMQDELAESCAEKEELRSRAQALTDRLAQSLDTMSARQDGEQRDWKRKLREGREREARQAQLIHKLQSKVLEYRARCQGLEAQMKNEERELHSREKKIRNDHSNSLESALIRLEEEQQRSVGMAEMNALLRSQVNQSGEANEALREDLGKLTADWARAVEEAGRREKEWQKEKELLTSHIGREHTRLISLWGGVVTLRRHYHTLRTATDRDLWELRAEFSRLSSSLLSCCGSVSSSLSSGLGTGHVPSGGAGHAPSLVVLPTPGPLSLQDLERSLQEKEREFLELKDRHRSETEQLQDRISELSSTLQNQERERKEEEEEEERKRQSEAEKQKERERDWERQREVERDLQSVQQAVLNLANFLSSQRPGGRGSAPMSLAELSNDRLALAELSNDRLASLLTVIAEAETALQCRHEELQEAEVRILGLEAEREDLEQQIRVLQKDGAELQEWALQGGQELTHTQELLQSEREMAVALGSQLREAERSGEELRQENELLRRQRSRDEEERQELERDRQRRVEAGLQEAAQLMGRVEQGRQDLWDLQGELDQERLERERAEGESAQAREALVKARESVLSLSSSQTQLRREVAEGRDSLDKMAALNEALVLDKRELGARTLQLETELADALSCLQTMRSEVMALQRALKAVTQEATEMRAQMAGDVESLQLMGDRERDLEREVQTEREARERETCLLSEARERDARKLQELSGLHNAVCAEMRSVQAELSRAQEQQKRAERERDDLLREGQRLEGGVRALEREREELETDRDQLRSLSASLRQQLAQLQEQSSSLEVHRGQLEVQVHTLTQAKDALQGEIRCLREELERQMSQREVETAEAQEERERSREEAQGRQKEVQRLQEALELAEEQRAEQEAQRSLWQSEREALSSELGQRDGEVEALRSRVEGLQREREVLEESQAALEALRSQLSAEQRRQEQSAREVRGDAQRWRERAGEAQKEVQSLTLKLTEGEREGARALERERERSAEQLRQADEEVARLEARVEVLDELNSRLREGERVREEEEDRSRRTKEAEGRDREERLRGELGHRKEEVAQLKASLNELEREKEASWRRIGELQGSVESQEALLREREEELRRMRRVQEEAAARLQQEEEELSRTKERLMEQELSVQETQAILERERTLRTEREEELETAEGERERARERVREVEEEREGLLEEVERWRGVAEERERAGESVSKALVKREGELEELKTRLEEGVEEERRMRQSLLEGEEERESLASQVREEQGEVERLRASVEELQRGQRSLLEGEEERESLASQLREEQGEVERWRGVAEERERAGESVSKALVKRERELKELKTRLEEGVEEERRMRQSLLEGEEERESLASQLREEQGEVERLRARVEELQRGQRSLLEERGGQVEVLGERVRELEEERDRLTAELRSREREVGALREEVEKERREREKASSSLRWREEEIRQERERREAMAAQLHSLTEEVGELSKGRDRARAEAKEKEVDKENMREGLKEALQEMATLKELLEESHGEGEKLRLLLQERREELVRSREERLRAARGELDTLDGRVRSVEGEKQKLEAQLRLREAELLRAAQLREEEARERDRSERRWEESEKVLRDTVVQREAELTRVRARVDALEEQRMELNSASARRTQEILQLSTRARELEHEQELLRKGRIEETERWEERMAELRKEGEEKGEKWMEEEGQLKRESDRLKREAEEREEEVEEVREMLREKEREVEVLQERVEEAEMRMATLMQAEEEREREAHAEEREKEAQEEERERQRERERERLQRQLTERSRDAGELRERMRELEEALEKERERRIEARKREHLRTLEEKKRGDQAQTAELLQSILGKAEEEKARLVAELSEREEEVRRWRSRAEAQGGGEGERLGRDGGPGEAQQGVEDAPDGLSMENMRARVATLLLEKEEREAQLSEREAQIYTLKRRVEDLLKDRERVRNALEQTEATLIQYQEKNRKTGKLTHSQLHPGFVPGHLDLCAVPEQEKPQEQDTPGGGADVPERERLQVSDSPAGDAALQERLQVSDGPAGGAALQDRLHFSDGPGGGAGVREWLQLSDGPGGGAGVREWLQLSDGPGGGAGVRERLQAMQKAVAQLELELQRLQERNAQLEQRVARLRTERTGLREALKQGVPAHTEQEEETLNLLRARVLELEEQVQHLRRTLAADHREREEFIQRSSRNNQLLISLRQDLNESLAVVSQKPLPSVLEAETQRLDRSLREEEFRLSLSQS